From Tautonia rosea, one genomic window encodes:
- a CDS encoding glycosylase translates to MSRVIRWGILVLLLSLGSTSAQETQSRQPFPEWLVHWEPVEQNPLFEGTGGTAWDSKIRERGWICREPDGSYRLWYTGYNEDQSPTRYLGHATSPDGIVWTRDPRNPLYTDHWVEDMCVLRQGDLYYMFAEGKDDVAHLLTSSDGIVWERQGPLDVHLTNGQPIPPGPYGTPTVLVKDGVWHLFYERGDRGVWLATSTDLRVWTNVQDEPVIALGPEPYDQTAVALNQIIEHDGVYYGIYHANAHRPWRDWTTCLARSTDLIHWEKFSGNPIIANNRSSGVFVEEPDGWVLYTMHPDIRRFESHGSSNKADRP, encoded by the coding sequence ATGAGTCGCGTGATTCGATGGGGAATACTGGTCCTCTTGCTGAGCCTTGGCAGCACCTCCGCTCAGGAGACGCAGAGTCGACAACCATTTCCGGAATGGCTCGTTCATTGGGAGCCAGTCGAGCAGAATCCACTGTTCGAAGGCACGGGAGGAACCGCCTGGGACTCCAAGATCCGGGAACGGGGTTGGATCTGCCGTGAGCCGGACGGATCGTATCGGCTCTGGTACACCGGATACAACGAAGATCAATCCCCCACGCGGTACCTCGGTCACGCCACCTCGCCCGATGGCATCGTTTGGACCCGAGACCCAAGGAACCCGCTCTACACCGATCACTGGGTCGAGGACATGTGTGTGCTTCGGCAGGGCGATCTCTACTACATGTTTGCCGAGGGAAAAGACGACGTCGCCCACCTCCTGACCTCCTCCGACGGGATCGTTTGGGAACGTCAGGGGCCTCTCGACGTTCACCTGACCAATGGCCAACCCATTCCACCGGGCCCTTACGGCACACCCACGGTCCTGGTCAAGGATGGGGTCTGGCACTTGTTTTACGAACGAGGAGATCGAGGGGTCTGGCTTGCCACCTCAACCGACCTCCGCGTCTGGACGAACGTGCAAGACGAACCGGTCATCGCCCTCGGGCCAGAGCCCTACGATCAAACCGCCGTGGCCTTGAACCAGATCATCGAGCACGACGGCGTCTATTACGGCATCTACCACGCCAACGCCCATCGTCCCTGGCGTGACTGGACAACCTGTCTGGCACGATCGACCGATCTGATTCACTGGGAAAAGTTCTCCGGCAACCCAATCATCGCAAACAATCGCTCCAGTGGAGTCTTCGTTGAAGAACCGGACGGCTGGGTTCTTTACACCATGCACCCCGATATCCGCCGCTTCGAGTCCCACGGATCGAGCAACAAAGCGGATCGTCCTTGA
- a CDS encoding thioredoxin domain-containing protein has product MRPSILSVPTPLAIQRRTAHPLMLLPAFVMLLTATGPHLLANDGPNRLAGESSPYLLQHAENPVHWFPWAPEAFEAAKAQNKPIFLSIGYRSCYWCHVMERECFEDDAIAALMNEHFICIKVDREERPDVDQIYMTALLGITRGSGGWPLSMFLTPDGRPFYGGTYFPPQPRDGLPSFPQVLDAIHDAWTNRRDEVEQDATQLTAYVRRLSDVGPAIEDVPLSRELPEQGLDALSRRFDPEYGGFGFDPQQPKRPKFPEPTNLVFLLDQARRGRAPAGSLPEPKEMVLKTLDQISRGGIRDHLAGGYHRYSTDRSWTVPHFEKMLYDNAQLASVLLDTFELTDDPRWADEARATLDFVAKAMTLPQGGFASSLDAETEGEEGAFYVWTTEEVKTALGNDDSAYNLFARAYGLNLAPNFEDDRFVLLRPDTPGDLAVALGLAPEHVEDSLAPLRAKMLDARNQREAPFLDDTALTAWNALMLAAFADGARVLDEPCYLAIANRAADFLLESLRDADGNLLRSFRGGSSRVPAYLEDYAFLIHGLLRLHAATDAPERLDQARDLADRMIAAFADTRRGGFYFTADDHESLVARVKDPYDGALPGPNAVAILDLLALHRLSGDPLYRDTARDALDAFAPSMGRSPASAPLLLLAVDQLLDLENATPAPPANAPFTPGRLRLPDGPANPAANRPAVVSASASLPQEPIRPGTPFEIRVTLSIDTKYHLNANPAGAPNLVPTLITLPDDSPAELLDVSYPPGAPLTLAGQDAPISVYSGTVTSVVRLSIPESQKADPLGLTLSIRYQACDDRSCLAPASITLPVSLKVTQP; this is encoded by the coding sequence ATGCGACCGTCCATCCTCTCCGTGCCGACCCCTCTTGCGATTCAACGTCGTACCGCCCACCCCCTCATGCTCCTACCAGCCTTTGTCATGCTGCTGACGGCAACCGGCCCCCACCTCCTGGCGAATGATGGCCCCAACCGCCTTGCCGGCGAGTCGAGCCCGTACCTCCTCCAGCACGCCGAAAACCCGGTGCACTGGTTCCCGTGGGCCCCTGAAGCGTTCGAGGCCGCGAAAGCCCAGAACAAACCCATCTTCCTCTCCATCGGCTACCGATCCTGCTACTGGTGCCACGTCATGGAACGCGAATGCTTCGAGGACGATGCCATCGCTGCGCTCATGAATGAGCACTTCATCTGCATCAAGGTCGACCGTGAGGAACGCCCCGACGTCGATCAGATCTATATGACTGCTTTGCTCGGCATCACCAGGGGGAGCGGCGGCTGGCCCCTCTCCATGTTCCTCACACCCGACGGCCGCCCATTCTATGGCGGCACCTATTTCCCCCCCCAACCGCGCGACGGCCTGCCTAGCTTTCCCCAGGTCCTCGACGCCATCCACGACGCCTGGACAAACCGCCGCGACGAGGTCGAGCAGGACGCGACCCAGCTCACCGCCTACGTCCGACGCCTCTCCGACGTCGGCCCGGCCATCGAGGACGTCCCCCTCTCCCGGGAACTCCCCGAACAGGGGCTCGATGCCCTTTCCCGACGCTTCGACCCCGAGTACGGCGGCTTCGGCTTCGATCCCCAGCAGCCGAAGCGCCCGAAGTTCCCCGAGCCGACGAACCTCGTCTTCCTCCTCGACCAGGCCCGCCGCGGCCGAGCCCCCGCCGGTTCCCTCCCCGAGCCGAAGGAGATGGTCCTCAAAACCCTCGACCAGATCAGCCGAGGGGGCATCCGCGACCACCTCGCCGGAGGCTACCACCGCTACAGCACCGATCGCTCCTGGACCGTCCCCCACTTCGAAAAAATGCTCTATGACAACGCTCAGCTCGCCTCCGTCTTGCTCGATACCTTCGAGCTGACCGACGATCCCCGTTGGGCAGACGAGGCCCGTGCCACCCTCGACTTCGTCGCCAAAGCCATGACCCTTCCGCAAGGTGGCTTCGCCTCGTCCCTCGATGCGGAAACCGAAGGAGAAGAAGGTGCCTTCTATGTCTGGACAACTGAAGAGGTGAAAACTGCTCTTGGCAACGATGATTCTGCATATAACCTGTTTGCCCGCGCATACGGCCTCAACCTCGCCCCGAACTTCGAGGACGATCGCTTCGTTCTCCTTCGTCCCGATACCCCCGGCGATCTCGCCGTCGCCCTCGGTCTCGCTCCCGAGCATGTGGAGGATTCCCTCGCGCCGCTCCGAGCCAAGATGCTCGACGCCCGCAACCAGCGCGAGGCTCCCTTCCTCGACGACACCGCCCTGACCGCCTGGAACGCCTTGATGCTCGCCGCCTTCGCTGACGGTGCCCGCGTGCTTGACGAACCGTGTTACCTCGCCATCGCCAACCGCGCCGCCGACTTCCTCCTCGAATCGCTCCGAGACGCCGACGGTAACCTCCTCCGCTCCTTCCGGGGCGGCTCCAGCCGCGTACCGGCCTATCTCGAAGACTACGCCTTTCTGATCCACGGCCTCCTGCGCCTGCATGCCGCGACCGATGCCCCCGAGCGGCTCGACCAGGCCCGCGACCTGGCCGACCGAATGATCGCCGCCTTCGCCGATACTCGTCGCGGCGGGTTCTACTTCACGGCTGACGATCACGAAAGCCTCGTTGCTCGCGTCAAGGACCCGTACGACGGCGCCCTCCCCGGCCCGAACGCCGTCGCGATTCTCGACCTCCTCGCCCTTCATCGCCTCTCAGGCGACCCGCTCTACCGCGACACCGCCCGAGATGCCCTGGACGCCTTCGCCCCGTCGATGGGACGCTCCCCCGCGTCGGCTCCGCTGCTCCTTCTGGCTGTCGACCAGTTGCTTGACCTGGAAAACGCGACGCCCGCCCCACCCGCCAACGCCCCATTCACCCCCGGTCGCCTCCGCTTGCCCGACGGTCCCGCCAACCCGGCAGCCAATCGCCCTGCGGTGGTCTCCGCCAGCGCCTCGCTCCCTCAGGAGCCGATCCGTCCCGGTACGCCGTTCGAAATTCGAGTCACCCTCTCCATCGACACGAAGTATCACCTCAACGCCAATCCTGCCGGTGCTCCCAACCTCGTCCCGACCCTCATCACGCTTCCGGACGACTCCCCGGCCGAGTTGCTCGACGTCTCCTACCCCCCCGGAGCACCGCTCACTCTTGCGGGTCAGGATGCCCCCATCTCCGTCTACTCCGGTACCGTGACTTCTGTCGTTCGTCTCTCGATTCCCGAATCTCAGAAGGCTGATCCGCTCGGCCTCACCCTTTCGATCCGATATCAGGCCTGCGACGATCGCTCTTGCCTCGCTCCCGCGTCGATCACCCTTCCTGTCTCGCTCAAGGTCACTCAACCCTAA
- a CDS encoding DUF1501 domain-containing protein has protein sequence MHPILDAIHRSRRDFLTGSASGIGLAALASILGEQGLLAAPPADRETSDRRDDPLAPRPPHFEPRAKACICIYLEGGPSQMDLFDPKPELNRLNGQPLPESFTENVRFAFIQKESATVMGSPRTFRPRGECGMELSDLLPHLGQCADDLALIRSMHTDQFNHHPGQLMMNTGSAMFGRPSVGSWLTYGLGSESQDLPGYVVLTTGRGTSGGTSNWSSGFLPSTYSGVLFRGQGDPVLHLSNPPGLSQSLQRDSINAISALNARRFDAVRDPEINSRIASYELAFRMQASAPELIDLSGESDETLELYGVGREDPEGGGRGSGSGVYNQFATNCLLARRLVERGVRFVNIYHASWDHHSNLDAELAFNCGMADQPVAALITDLKRRGLLDSTLILWCSEFGRTPLGENRPGFAKVTGRDHHPFAFSQFLAGGGIKSGQVIGKTDPIGWNVVEDPIHVHDYHATILKLFGFDHTQLTYRYQGRDFRLTDVAGNVIDRLIA, from the coding sequence ATGCATCCGATCCTCGACGCCATCCATCGATCCCGACGCGACTTCCTCACCGGCTCGGCGAGTGGAATCGGCCTGGCCGCACTGGCATCGATCCTCGGCGAACAGGGATTGCTCGCCGCTCCTCCGGCGGATCGAGAAACGTCCGATCGCCGGGATGATCCACTTGCTCCTCGCCCCCCTCACTTCGAGCCCCGCGCAAAGGCGTGCATCTGTATTTATCTGGAGGGCGGACCAAGCCAGATGGATCTGTTTGACCCGAAGCCCGAGTTGAACAGACTCAACGGCCAGCCGCTGCCCGAGTCATTTACCGAGAATGTGCGCTTCGCGTTCATACAAAAAGAGTCGGCAACGGTCATGGGATCCCCTCGAACCTTCCGCCCGAGGGGAGAATGCGGCATGGAACTCTCGGACTTACTGCCCCACCTGGGGCAGTGTGCCGATGACCTGGCCCTGATCCGTTCCATGCATACCGATCAGTTTAATCATCATCCTGGGCAGTTGATGATGAACACCGGATCGGCGATGTTCGGCCGTCCGAGTGTCGGATCTTGGCTCACCTATGGTCTCGGGAGCGAGTCCCAGGATCTGCCGGGATACGTCGTGCTGACCACCGGTCGGGGAACCAGCGGGGGAACCTCGAATTGGTCGAGCGGTTTCCTTCCTTCAACCTATTCCGGGGTGCTTTTCCGAGGTCAAGGTGACCCGGTCCTCCACCTGAGCAATCCCCCCGGTCTTTCCCAATCGCTCCAACGTGATTCGATCAACGCCATTTCTGCCTTGAATGCCCGACGATTCGACGCGGTCCGGGACCCGGAGATCAATAGCCGGATCGCCTCCTACGAGCTGGCCTTTCGGATGCAGGCCTCCGCGCCGGAATTGATCGATCTCTCTGGAGAGTCGGACGAAACACTCGAACTCTACGGCGTCGGTCGCGAAGACCCTGAGGGTGGCGGCCGGGGCAGTGGGTCCGGTGTCTACAACCAGTTCGCCACCAACTGCCTACTCGCGCGTCGTTTGGTCGAACGTGGCGTTCGCTTCGTGAACATCTACCATGCCTCGTGGGACCATCATAGCAACCTCGACGCCGAGCTCGCCTTCAACTGCGGAATGGCCGATCAGCCGGTTGCGGCCTTGATTACCGACCTGAAACGCCGAGGTTTGCTCGACTCGACGCTGATCCTCTGGTGCTCCGAGTTCGGCCGCACTCCGCTCGGGGAAAATCGCCCCGGATTTGCAAAGGTGACCGGCAGAGATCATCATCCTTTCGCCTTCTCCCAGTTCCTTGCCGGTGGCGGGATCAAGAGCGGTCAGGTCATTGGCAAGACCGACCCGATCGGCTGGAACGTCGTGGAAGATCCAATCCATGTTCACGACTACCACGCTACAATTCTGAAGCTCTTCGGTTTCGATCACACCCAACTGACCTACCGCTATCAGGGCCGAGACTTCCGCCTCACCGATGTCGCCGGGAACGTCATCGATCGCCTCATTGCCTAA
- the truB gene encoding tRNA pseudouridine(55) synthase TruB, whose translation MSPPAAPLSGFLNLDKPIGLTSRDVVNRVVRAFRKPRPKVGHAGTLDPLASGVLVVAIGSATRLIEQVQRQPKSYLATIRLGATSDTLDADGTITPVPNPPVPTESQIRDALAAQVGIIDQLPPVYSALRVKGKRAYDLAREGKSVELVPRPVRIDQLNLIRFEWPFLEIAVECGSGTYIRSIARDVGDDLGCGGLITTLRRTRIGPFRVDDATPPDPAFLSFDSIIGRLRSPLDAVSDRPHIYVNAGQAAAIERGQAIEVSSTDLASEIDAGEVAICSPDGSLLALGEFNRSARIVQPRRVFGVCSTHASRSPEST comes from the coding sequence GTGTCCCCCCCCGCTGCTCCACTCTCTGGCTTTCTGAACCTCGACAAACCGATTGGCCTGACCTCGCGCGATGTGGTCAATCGGGTCGTTCGGGCCTTCCGCAAGCCCAGGCCAAAGGTCGGTCATGCTGGGACGCTCGACCCGTTGGCCTCGGGGGTACTTGTCGTTGCGATCGGTTCTGCAACCCGGTTGATCGAACAGGTGCAACGCCAGCCCAAGTCCTATCTCGCCACCATTCGTCTCGGTGCCACAAGTGATACCCTCGACGCCGACGGCACCATCACCCCCGTTCCCAATCCCCCCGTCCCGACCGAGTCCCAGATCCGGGATGCGCTCGCTGCGCAGGTCGGCATCATTGACCAGCTCCCTCCCGTCTACTCGGCCCTTCGTGTGAAGGGGAAGCGAGCATACGACCTCGCTCGGGAGGGCAAGTCGGTTGAACTCGTTCCCCGACCTGTGCGGATCGATCAGCTTAACCTGATCCGTTTCGAATGGCCCTTCCTCGAAATTGCGGTCGAGTGTGGATCAGGAACGTACATTCGCTCGATTGCCCGGGATGTCGGCGACGATCTCGGCTGCGGCGGCCTGATCACCACCCTCCGACGAACCCGGATCGGCCCGTTCCGAGTGGACGACGCGACTCCCCCCGACCCCGCGTTTCTCTCCTTCGATTCGATTATCGGTCGCCTGCGTTCCCCCCTCGATGCCGTCTCCGATCGTCCGCACATCTACGTGAATGCCGGTCAGGCCGCCGCCATCGAGCGTGGACAGGCGATCGAGGTATCCTCAACCGACCTTGCTTCAGAAATCGATGCGGGAGAGGTCGCGATTTGCTCCCCCGATGGCTCCTTGCTGGCCCTTGGCGAGTTCAATCGGTCAGCCAGGATCGTCCAACCCCGCCGGGTCTTCGGAGTTTGTTCAACCCATGCATCACGATCGCCAGAATCGACGTGA
- a CDS encoding COG1361 S-layer family protein, translating into MPLRMSIAAVISLGLTVGVHFVTGQAAQQPPQVAQPTAPIASSTGDDAQLEPPRVASPAAMSRNAPSTPEQVTPPRVAESGSHTTRANLPQLPGSADIVPPDVASPRSLDLPPGDGSDELIPPSVAEYPPSAPLSDSPPNPPEVADAMTFGLDEFPEVTSDIPQVEHDPGLAAPLVPATAQFENLPAFESGSGSAVPDSTEGGDVFASEDPLPDSGIEFSQLSAASEPSAQESDLTGLDSPMPAPEPVEPADLSSSPIFETPGDPKVDPAAPVEDPFRVGSAPMGQEPSTAPAETPIFENPSPIEVQPDPTPRSSGSLPGRASVNPPAFSSAEPPADPSIQTSAAPRDGIGAMAQSLGDRLSIGPREIGLNLDVAMPQTSNINLPMKAVMTLRNDGRDDAFDVEVRLPLPDGLEFLESSPQPDEQVDDGRILVWKWSSLGPSDTRSIDLTVKPLKAVPMDLVPRVTSVMAAKSRTTVQEPRLKIDLVGPNDDQVKGSEIDFSITVRNNGTGPARQVNLIATLTGGLKGYDHNGQLSDAPRFEQMIGDLAPGEVFGPVVLTVLADSKGMQNCTIEALSPDVVPATPVSAKPVNIVVPELVLDVVGPESRPVGSVAEYTVTITNQGTRFASDVAVALFAPESGVPDVPKDAKYRQDPDKRLHSIYWRIPRLDKGESRQFRVPIRLDRIALYTVEAAAHCEGFRDPRDTQRSQKTTEVMGIPDVKIVDVTRRDTVIDAGDTTEFEIRIKNIGSKEATNVFVDFYTNEWITVERTDPSNAKTSDENPYHHGFDPIDRLAPGADRTFIVTVKAQKAGPAIANFDVHVYWEGIPDTAAVRSNNHVRIAEGQIARSGSNASQ; encoded by the coding sequence ATGCCCCTGCGGATGTCAATCGCCGCGGTAATCTCGCTGGGGCTGACCGTTGGCGTCCATTTCGTCACCGGACAGGCCGCCCAGCAACCGCCTCAGGTCGCTCAGCCGACGGCCCCAATAGCGTCGTCGACGGGAGACGATGCGCAGCTTGAACCGCCTCGGGTGGCGAGTCCTGCCGCAATGTCCCGAAACGCCCCGTCCACTCCCGAACAGGTTACTCCACCCCGAGTGGCCGAATCCGGTTCCCACACCACCAGAGCGAACCTCCCGCAACTCCCCGGATCCGCCGACATCGTGCCTCCCGACGTCGCCTCTCCCCGATCGCTCGACCTCCCTCCGGGCGACGGTTCCGACGAGCTGATTCCCCCCTCCGTCGCCGAATATCCCCCCAGCGCCCCTCTCTCAGACAGCCCGCCGAATCCTCCCGAGGTGGCCGATGCGATGACCTTCGGCCTTGACGAGTTCCCGGAAGTCACCTCAGACATCCCGCAGGTCGAGCACGATCCGGGTCTCGCTGCTCCCCTCGTCCCCGCCACGGCTCAATTCGAGAATCTCCCTGCATTCGAATCCGGGTCGGGCTCCGCAGTGCCCGACTCGACCGAGGGTGGGGATGTGTTCGCTTCCGAGGACCCGTTGCCCGATTCGGGGATCGAATTCAGCCAGTTGTCCGCCGCTTCTGAACCTTCGGCTCAGGAATCCGATCTCACGGGCCTCGATTCGCCAATGCCCGCTCCGGAACCCGTTGAGCCTGCCGACCTCTCCAGCTCTCCGATCTTCGAGACGCCCGGCGATCCTAAAGTCGATCCCGCAGCTCCGGTCGAGGACCCGTTTCGTGTCGGGTCCGCACCGATGGGCCAGGAACCGTCGACAGCTCCGGCCGAAACACCAATCTTCGAAAATCCATCGCCTATCGAGGTTCAACCCGATCCGACCCCTCGCTCCAGTGGGTCCCTGCCCGGTCGCGCCTCCGTGAATCCTCCGGCGTTTTCCTCAGCCGAACCCCCGGCCGACCCCTCGATCCAGACGTCCGCCGCCCCGCGAGACGGCATCGGCGCGATGGCCCAAAGTCTGGGCGACCGTCTTTCGATCGGCCCTCGCGAAATCGGTCTGAACCTCGACGTGGCCATGCCGCAAACGTCGAACATCAACCTGCCCATGAAGGCCGTCATGACCCTTCGGAATGATGGCCGAGACGACGCCTTTGATGTCGAAGTACGCCTTCCGCTCCCCGACGGGCTCGAATTCCTCGAATCCTCCCCTCAACCCGACGAGCAGGTCGACGACGGCCGGATCCTCGTCTGGAAGTGGTCATCCCTCGGCCCCAGCGACACGCGCTCCATCGACCTCACCGTTAAGCCCTTGAAAGCGGTCCCAATGGACCTCGTCCCCCGGGTAACGTCGGTCATGGCTGCCAAGTCGCGTACCACCGTTCAGGAACCTCGGCTAAAAATCGATCTGGTCGGCCCGAACGACGATCAGGTCAAGGGGTCGGAAATCGACTTCAGCATCACGGTACGAAACAACGGAACAGGGCCCGCTCGCCAGGTCAACCTGATCGCCACCCTCACAGGCGGCCTGAAAGGCTATGACCACAACGGTCAGCTTTCCGATGCCCCTCGCTTTGAACAGATGATCGGCGACCTCGCCCCCGGCGAGGTCTTCGGCCCGGTGGTCCTCACAGTACTCGCCGACAGCAAAGGAATGCAGAACTGTACGATCGAGGCCCTGAGCCCCGACGTCGTCCCCGCCACTCCTGTCAGTGCCAAGCCGGTCAACATCGTGGTCCCCGAGCTTGTCCTCGATGTCGTCGGTCCCGAAAGTCGTCCCGTCGGCTCCGTCGCCGAGTACACTGTGACCATCACCAACCAGGGAACCCGCTTTGCCTCCGATGTGGCCGTCGCCCTCTTCGCTCCGGAAAGCGGTGTCCCCGACGTCCCGAAAGACGCCAAGTACCGCCAGGACCCGGACAAACGCTTGCACAGCATCTACTGGCGCATTCCTCGGCTCGACAAGGGAGAATCCCGCCAGTTCCGCGTCCCCATCCGGCTCGACCGCATCGCCCTGTACACCGTCGAGGCCGCCGCCCATTGCGAAGGATTCCGCGATCCCCGAGACACCCAACGCTCCCAGAAAACCACCGAGGTCATGGGCATCCCCGATGTCAAGATCGTTGATGTGACCCGTCGCGACACCGTAATCGACGCGGGCGATACCACCGAATTCGAAATTCGGATCAAAAACATCGGCTCGAAGGAAGCCACCAACGTTTTCGTCGACTTCTACACCAACGAATGGATCACCGTCGAACGGACCGATCCCTCGAACGCCAAGACCAGCGACGAAAACCCCTACCACCACGGCTTTGACCCCATCGACCGCCTCGCTCCCGGAGCCGATCGAACCTTCATCGTCACCGTGAAGGCTCAGAAAGCCGGACCCGCCATCGCAAACTTCGATGTCCATGTCTACTGGGAAGGAATCCCAGACACCGCTGCCGTCCGCAGCAACAATCACGTCCGGATCGCCGAGGGACAGATCGCCCGATCCGGCTCAAATGCCTCTCAGTAA